The proteins below come from a single Streptomyces sp. M92 genomic window:
- the treS gene encoding maltose alpha-D-glucosyltransferase, with amino-acid sequence MIFNEPVPDTFEDTPAKDRDPDWFKRAVFYEVLVRSFQDSNGDGIGDLKGLTAKLDYLQWLGVDCLWLPPFFKSPLRDGGYDVSDYTAVLPEFGDLADFVEFVDAAHQRGMRVIIDFVMNHTSDQHPWFQESRANPDGPYGDYYVWADDDKQFQDARIIFVDTEASNWTYDPVRKQYYWHRFFSHQPDLNYENPAVQEEMISALKFWLDLGIDGFRLDAVPYLYQEEGTNCENLPATHAFLKRVRKEIDAQYPDTVVLAEANQWPEDVVDYFGDFASGGDECHMAFHFPVMPRIFMAVRRESRYPVSEILAKTPAIPSGCQWGIFLRNHDELTLEMVTDEERDYMYAEYAKDPRMRANIGIRRRLAPLLDNDRDQIELFTALLLSLPGSPILYYGDEIGMGDNIWLGDRDAVRTPMQWTPDRNAGFSSSDPGRLFLPTIMDPVYGYQVTNVEASMASPSSLLHWTRRMIEIRKQNPAFGLGTYTELPSSNPAVLAFLREYEDDLVLCVHNFSRFAQPTELDLSAFEGRHPVELSGGVRFPAVGALPYLLTLGGHGFYWFRLRKDAV; translated from the coding sequence ATGATCTTCAACGAACCCGTGCCGGACACCTTCGAGGACACCCCGGCCAAGGACCGCGACCCGGACTGGTTCAAACGAGCCGTCTTCTACGAGGTCCTCGTCCGCTCCTTCCAGGACAGCAACGGCGACGGCATCGGCGACCTCAAGGGACTGACCGCCAAGCTGGACTACCTGCAATGGCTGGGCGTGGACTGCCTGTGGCTGCCGCCCTTCTTCAAGTCACCGCTGCGTGACGGCGGCTACGACGTCTCCGACTACACCGCCGTACTGCCCGAGTTCGGCGACCTGGCCGACTTCGTCGAGTTCGTGGACGCGGCCCACCAGCGCGGCATGCGCGTGATCATCGACTTCGTCATGAACCACACCAGCGACCAGCACCCGTGGTTCCAGGAGTCCCGGGCCAACCCCGACGGCCCCTACGGCGACTACTACGTCTGGGCCGACGACGACAAGCAGTTCCAGGACGCGCGCATCATCTTCGTCGACACCGAGGCCTCCAACTGGACCTACGACCCGGTGCGCAAGCAGTACTACTGGCACCGCTTCTTCTCCCACCAGCCCGACCTCAACTACGAGAACCCGGCCGTCCAGGAGGAGATGATCTCCGCCCTGAAGTTCTGGCTGGACCTCGGCATCGACGGGTTCCGGCTGGACGCGGTGCCGTACCTGTACCAGGAGGAGGGCACCAACTGCGAAAACCTTCCGGCGACGCACGCCTTCCTCAAGCGGGTGCGCAAGGAGATCGACGCCCAGTACCCGGACACGGTCGTACTGGCGGAGGCCAACCAGTGGCCGGAGGACGTCGTCGACTACTTCGGCGACTTCGCCTCCGGCGGCGACGAGTGCCACATGGCCTTCCACTTCCCGGTCATGCCCCGCATCTTCATGGCCGTCCGCCGCGAGTCCCGCTACCCCGTCTCGGAGATCCTCGCCAAGACCCCCGCCATCCCGTCCGGCTGCCAGTGGGGCATCTTCCTGCGCAACCACGACGAGCTGACCCTGGAAATGGTCACCGACGAAGAGCGCGACTACATGTACGCGGAGTACGCCAAGGACCCGCGCATGCGCGCCAACATCGGCATCCGCCGGCGCCTGGCCCCGCTCCTCGACAACGACCGCGACCAGATCGAGCTGTTCACCGCACTGCTGCTGTCCCTGCCGGGCTCGCCGATCCTCTACTACGGCGACGAGATCGGCATGGGCGACAACATCTGGCTCGGCGACCGGGATGCCGTACGCACCCCGATGCAGTGGACGCCCGACCGCAACGCCGGCTTCTCGTCGTCCGACCCCGGCCGGCTGTTCCTGCCCACGATCATGGACCCGGTCTACGGCTACCAGGTGACGAACGTCGAGGCGTCCATGGCCTCGCCGTCCTCCCTGCTGCACTGGACCCGCCGCATGATCGAGATCCGCAAGCAGAACCCCGCCTTCGGCCTCGGCACCTACACCGAACTGCCCTCCTCCAACCCCGCCGTACTCGCCTTCCTGCGGGAGTACGAGGACGACCTGGTGCTGTGCGTCCACAACTTCTCCCGGTTCGCGCAGCCCACCGAGCTGGACCTGAGCGCCTTCGAGGGGCGCCACCCGGTCGAGCTGTCCGGCGGGGTCCGCTTCCCGGCCGTCGGCGCGCTGCCGTACCTGCTGACCCTCGGCGGGCACGGCTTCTACTGGTTCCGGCTCCGCAAGGACGCCGTCTAG
- a CDS encoding alpha-1,4-glucan--maltose-1-phosphate maltosyltransferase, producing MPATHHSSAPPGATPGARPEAPRGAPRDTPPAAPSADGATTVGRIPVLDVRPLVHQGRRPAKAVTGESFQVSATVFREGHDAVAANVVLRDPEGRPGPWTPMRELAPGTDRWGATVTAGEPGLWTYAVQAWGDPVATWRHHARIKIPAGIDTGLVLEEGARLYERAAAEVPGGADRRALLSAVDALRDEDRPAASRLAAALTPEVDGVLARHPLRELVTTSDPLPLLVERERALYGAWYEFFPRSEGTPAQPHGTFRTAARRLPEIAAMGFDVVYLPPIHPIGTTHRKGRNNTLSATPDDVGVPWAIGSPEGGHDTVHPGLGTLEDFTWFVGQAACHGLEIALDFALQCSPDHPWVHKHPEWFHHRPDGTIAHAENPPKKYQDIYPVAFDADMAGLVTETVRVLRFWMGHGVRIFRVDNPHTKPVVFWEKVIGEINRHDPDVIFLAEAFTRPAMMHTLARIGFQQSYTYFTWRNTKRELTEYLTELTGDAASYMRPNFFANTPDILHAYLQHGGRPAFEARAVLAATLSPTWGIYSGYELCENTPLREGGEEYLDSEKYQLKPRDWARAAREGTTIAPLITRLNTIRRENPALHQLRDLHFHPTDKEEVIAYSKRRGSNTVLVVVNLDPHHTQEATVSLDMPQLGLDWHESVPVRDELTGETYHWGRANYVRLEPGRTPAHVCTVLRPSNPQIGGSPTT from the coding sequence ATGCCCGCCACGCACCACTCGTCAGCACCCCCCGGAGCGACCCCCGGCGCACGCCCCGAAGCGCCACGCGGAGCCCCACGTGACACCCCGCCCGCGGCGCCCTCCGCGGACGGCGCCACCACCGTCGGACGCATCCCCGTCCTGGACGTCCGCCCCTTGGTCCATCAGGGTCGCAGGCCCGCGAAGGCCGTGACCGGCGAGTCGTTCCAGGTCTCGGCCACCGTGTTCCGCGAGGGGCACGACGCGGTGGCCGCCAACGTCGTACTGCGGGACCCCGAGGGCCGGCCGGGCCCCTGGACCCCGATGCGGGAACTGGCCCCGGGCACCGACCGCTGGGGCGCCACCGTCACCGCCGGCGAACCCGGGCTCTGGACGTACGCCGTTCAGGCGTGGGGCGACCCGGTCGCCACCTGGCGGCACCACGCACGGATCAAGATCCCGGCGGGCATCGACACCGGCCTGGTCCTGGAGGAGGGCGCCCGGCTGTACGAGCGGGCCGCCGCGGAGGTGCCCGGCGGCGCGGACCGGCGCGCGCTGCTGTCCGCAGTCGACGCGCTGCGGGACGAGGACCGGCCCGCCGCGTCCCGGCTGGCGGCGGCGTTGACGCCGGAGGTGGACGGGGTGCTGGCCCGGCACCCGCTGCGGGAGCTGGTCACCACCTCCGACCCGCTGCCCCTGCTCGTGGAGCGCGAACGCGCCCTGTACGGCGCCTGGTACGAGTTCTTCCCCCGCTCCGAGGGCACCCCCGCCCAGCCCCACGGCACCTTCCGCACCGCCGCCCGCCGCCTGCCCGAGATCGCCGCGATGGGCTTCGACGTCGTCTACCTCCCCCCGATCCACCCCATCGGCACCACCCACCGCAAGGGCCGCAACAACACCCTCTCCGCCACCCCCGACGACGTCGGCGTCCCCTGGGCCATCGGCTCCCCCGAAGGCGGCCACGACACGGTCCACCCGGGCCTCGGCACCCTGGAGGACTTCACCTGGTTCGTCGGCCAGGCCGCCTGCCACGGCCTGGAGATCGCCCTCGACTTCGCCCTCCAGTGCTCCCCCGACCACCCCTGGGTCCACAAACACCCCGAGTGGTTCCACCACCGCCCCGACGGCACCATCGCCCACGCCGAGAACCCGCCCAAGAAGTACCAGGACATCTACCCCGTCGCCTTCGACGCCGACATGGCGGGCCTGGTCACCGAGACCGTCCGCGTCCTGCGCTTCTGGATGGGCCACGGCGTGCGGATCTTCCGCGTCGACAACCCCCACACCAAACCCGTCGTGTTCTGGGAGAAGGTCATCGGCGAGATCAACCGCCACGACCCCGACGTCATCTTCCTCGCCGAGGCCTTCACCCGCCCGGCGATGATGCACACCCTGGCCCGGATCGGCTTCCAGCAGTCCTACACCTACTTCACCTGGCGCAACACCAAGCGCGAGCTGACGGAGTACCTCACCGAACTGACGGGGGACGCCGCCTCCTACATGCGGCCCAACTTCTTCGCCAACACCCCCGACATCCTGCACGCCTACCTCCAGCACGGCGGCCGCCCCGCCTTCGAGGCCCGCGCCGTCCTGGCCGCCACCCTCTCCCCCACCTGGGGCATCTACAGCGGCTACGAACTGTGCGAGAACACCCCCCTGCGCGAGGGCGGCGAGGAATACCTCGACAGCGAGAAGTACCAGCTCAAACCCCGCGACTGGGCCCGCGCCGCCCGCGAGGGCACCACCATCGCCCCCCTCATCACCCGCCTCAACACCATCCGCCGCGAGAACCCGGCCCTGCACCAGCTGCGCGATCTGCACTTCCACCCCACGGACAAGGAGGAGGTGATCGCCTACTCGAAGCGGCGGGGGTCGAACACGGTTCTGGTGGTCGTGAACCTCGACCCCCACCACACCCAGGAGGCCACGGTCTCGTTGGACATGCCGCAACTCGGCCTGGACTGGCACGAGTCGGTGCCGGTGCGTGACGAGCTCACCGGCGAGACCTACCACTGGGGCAGGGCCAACTATGTGCGCCTGGAGCCGGGCCGGACGCCCGCGCACGTCTGCACGGTTCTGCGACCGTCCAACCCGCAGATCGGAGGGTCACCCACCACATGA